A section of the Pseudanabaena sp. ABRG5-3 genome encodes:
- a CDS encoding DUF928 domain-containing protein, with protein MLYKSCYRYFTLLAIAVLWKLATFTTFVANANAQTFEPPVSTPAPTTTIGGGRRGSDGQCLKDRDFQQKDVRGKLSLEQQLIPLLPPNRFGLTIAPNPKFFAYIPKTNAIAVEVTLENHQGKGIARKRLELKTSPSIVAVQFDQISLEVDKDYKWLISVVCEDGDPEDLFAEGIIRRIKPEPSMLAKLEKATAIDKVYMYAKFGIWHEAISELANLRLSQPNSPDLKNNWLNLLKSSSLEPLANIPLKN; from the coding sequence ATGCTTTACAAATCTTGCTATCGGTACTTTACACTTTTGGCGATCGCTGTTCTTTGGAAACTTGCCACATTTACTACTTTTGTAGCAAATGCTAATGCCCAAACCTTTGAGCCTCCCGTAAGCACACCAGCCCCGACAACGACAATTGGTGGTGGCAGACGCGGCAGTGATGGACAATGTTTAAAAGATCGAGATTTTCAACAGAAAGATGTCAGAGGTAAACTCTCTCTAGAGCAACAGCTTATACCCTTGCTTCCCCCTAACAGATTTGGGCTTACCATTGCACCCAATCCGAAATTTTTTGCCTATATCCCCAAAACCAATGCGATCGCTGTAGAAGTTACCCTTGAGAATCACCAAGGTAAAGGAATCGCTCGCAAAAGACTAGAACTAAAAACCAGTCCCAGTATTGTGGCAGTTCAATTTGATCAAATATCCCTAGAAGTTGATAAAGATTATAAATGGTTGATTTCCGTTGTCTGTGAGGATGGCGATCCTGAAGATCTTTTTGCTGAAGGCATCATTCGTCGTATTAAACCAGAACCAAGTATGCTCGCAAAATTGGAAAAAGCGACAGCGATCGATAAAGTATATATGTATGCTAAGTTTGGCATCTGGCATGAAGCGATCTCTGAGCTAGCAAATTTGCGTCTCTCCCAACCCAATAGCCCAGACTTAAAAAACAATTGGTTGAACCTACTCAAATCTTCTAGCCTTGAACCTTTAGCAAATATTCCCCTGAAAAATTAA
- a CDS encoding CHAT domain-containing protein, protein MTLILLLGWNAQPSVANNSAKGSNNATDIVINQSLSNNPIDLVQAGKQYYQSGQYAQAIANWQQAADIYTKQGDRLNQAVVAQNLALAHQQLGHWQEAEQLILRSLEILQANPQQPKLLAQALNIQGSIQIAHGKTQEALTTWQKATTIYEQADDKDGVIRSKINQSQAMRSLGFYPKAKDTLRQVQASLQELPNSSLKISSLINLGDTLRLNGDFIEATATLKESLAIAQQLNDVSIISEILLSLGNIAASQQQAASVGDLNYRQQKSAEAIAYYQQAAQIATRPIPKVKAQLNQLRLAIDLKQFESAKSLLPTIQTQLQNLPPSRASVYAIVNFAQSLMKLSLSDRLGVANPSDLQLAAQLLAKAAQQSKAMGDPRSESYAIGYLGDLYEQSQQLTEAQELTEKALILAQTYNAPDIAYRWQWQLGHILKAQGKQARAIAAYSEAVSTLDSIRGDLVSSNTDLQFSFRDSVEPVYRQLVDLLMTHEQGKSVSQANLIAARQVIESLQIAELDNFFKEACLTGRTMPVDAVDPQAAVIYPIVLADRLEVIISLPDRSLFHRASAISQEKLDQLLSELWRSLRRTSLESDIQAISEKVYKLLIGEEIESILAANKVQTLVFVLDGSLRNLPMAVLYDGKHYLMEKYNLALTPGLQLLDPRPLKRQQLEVFIGGLSKATQNFNALPNVEREIQKIAALVSTQTPLLNETFISESIQKQVSKIPFRVVHLATHGEFSSNAEKTFILTWNSRLGVKQLGELLQTRDQDQRTPIELLVLSACKTAKGDNRATLGLAGMAVRSGARSTIASLWSVEDSATATFMENFYQELAVIGTTKANALQKAQLSLLKNPQFTHPFYWSPFVLVGNWL, encoded by the coding sequence ATGACTCTTATTCTGTTGTTAGGATGGAATGCTCAGCCTAGCGTCGCCAATAATTCTGCAAAAGGCTCAAATAATGCAACGGATATAGTTATCAATCAGTCTTTATCTAATAACCCTATAGATCTGGTTCAGGCAGGGAAACAATATTACCAATCAGGACAATATGCTCAGGCGATCGCCAATTGGCAACAAGCGGCTGATATCTACACAAAACAAGGCGATCGTCTCAACCAAGCTGTTGTTGCTCAAAACCTTGCCTTAGCCCATCAACAACTTGGTCACTGGCAAGAAGCAGAACAATTAATTTTACGCAGCTTAGAAATTTTACAAGCCAATCCCCAACAGCCCAAATTACTCGCGCAGGCACTTAACATTCAAGGCAGCATCCAAATCGCTCATGGGAAGACCCAAGAAGCATTAACAACTTGGCAAAAGGCAACAACAATCTATGAACAAGCGGATGACAAAGATGGAGTCATTCGTAGCAAGATCAACCAAAGTCAAGCTATGCGATCGCTTGGTTTCTATCCCAAAGCTAAAGACACCCTGAGACAAGTGCAGGCATCACTGCAAGAACTCCCCAACTCTTCCCTAAAAATTTCTAGTCTGATTAACCTCGGTGATACTCTTCGTCTCAATGGGGATTTTATCGAAGCCACCGCAACCTTGAAAGAAAGCCTCGCGATCGCCCAACAACTCAATGATGTTTCGATAATTTCTGAAATACTCCTCAGTTTGGGAAATATTGCTGCTAGTCAGCAGCAGGCTGCTAGTGTCGGAGATCTTAACTACCGTCAGCAAAAAAGTGCTGAGGCGATCGCCTATTATCAACAGGCTGCCCAAATAGCAACTCGTCCCATCCCTAAGGTAAAAGCTCAACTAAATCAGCTACGGCTAGCAATTGATCTAAAACAGTTTGAGTCAGCTAAGAGTCTATTACCGACAATCCAAACCCAGTTGCAAAATCTCCCACCTAGTCGTGCTTCAGTATACGCAATAGTGAATTTTGCCCAAAGTTTAATGAAACTAAGCTTGAGCGATCGCTTAGGAGTTGCGAATCCAAGCGATCTCCAACTTGCGGCTCAGTTACTAGCTAAGGCTGCTCAACAATCAAAAGCAATGGGCGATCCAAGATCTGAATCCTACGCGATCGGCTATTTGGGTGATCTCTACGAACAATCACAACAACTGACCGAAGCACAGGAATTAACTGAGAAGGCTCTGATTCTTGCTCAAACTTACAATGCTCCCGACATTGCCTATCGGTGGCAATGGCAACTGGGGCACATTCTCAAGGCTCAAGGAAAACAGGCTAGAGCGATCGCTGCCTACAGTGAAGCTGTTAGTACCCTTGATTCTATTAGGGGCGATCTGGTCTCTAGCAATACCGATCTTCAATTTTCCTTTCGCGATAGTGTTGAACCTGTCTACCGTCAGCTTGTAGATTTGCTCATGACTCATGAGCAGGGTAAATCAGTGAGCCAAGCAAATCTCATTGCGGCTCGTCAGGTGATCGAATCTCTCCAAATAGCAGAACTCGATAACTTTTTCAAAGAAGCCTGCCTTACAGGTCGCACCATGCCAGTTGATGCAGTCGATCCACAGGCAGCCGTGATCTACCCTATTGTTTTAGCTGACAGATTAGAAGTGATTATTTCATTGCCAGATCGTTCGCTCTTTCACCGTGCCAGCGCAATTTCGCAGGAAAAACTTGATCAGCTCTTGAGTGAACTATGGCGATCGCTAAGGCGGACATCCCTTGAATCGGACATTCAAGCAATCTCAGAGAAAGTCTACAAGTTGCTCATTGGTGAAGAGATAGAATCCATCCTTGCTGCTAATAAAGTTCAAACCTTAGTATTTGTTCTTGATGGTTCTCTAAGAAATTTACCTATGGCAGTTCTCTACGATGGTAAGCATTACTTAATGGAGAAATACAATCTAGCGCTCACCCCCGGACTACAACTTCTCGATCCTCGCCCTCTCAAGCGTCAGCAACTAGAAGTATTTATCGGTGGTTTGAGCAAAGCAACCCAGAACTTTAACGCATTGCCTAATGTTGAAAGAGAAATTCAGAAAATTGCGGCGTTAGTATCCACTCAAACTCCATTACTTAACGAAACATTTATTAGCGAATCCATCCAAAAACAAGTTAGTAAAATTCCCTTTAGGGTAGTTCATTTAGCTACCCACGGTGAATTTAGTTCTAATGCTGAAAAAACCTTTATTTTGACTTGGAATAGTCGTCTTGGAGTCAAACAATTAGGAGAATTATTGCAAACTAGAGATCAAGATCAGCGTACTCCCATTGAGCTATTAGTACTCAGTGCCTGTAAAACCGCCAAAGGTGATAATCGCGCAACCTTAGGACTAGCAGGGATGGCAGTGCGATCGGGGGCACGGAGTACGATCGCAAGCTTGTGGTCAGTCGAGGATAGCGCCACAGCAACATTTATGGAAAATTTTTATCAAGAATTAGCAGTTATTGGAACCACAAAAGCCAATGCTTTACAAAAAGCACAGCTCAGTCTTCTAAAAAATCCCCAATTTACTCACCCATTTTACTGGTCTCCCTTCGTGCTAGTCGGTAACTGGCTATAA
- a CDS encoding ATP-binding protein, with translation MSTDPDELIFLEEDEEVSSVDANNYSITQGQNYESPLLYETIALRNRLTWKLLICDDDRSVHVVTKLALDGFKFAGKELEVISAFSGAEGIKMIEQHPDIALILQDVIMETNDAGLQSIKYIREVLKNRLVRIILRTGQPAEFPESSIILNYDINDYKSKTELTEQKLFTTVVSSLRAYSTMLGLVESQQKLTLLNMQLQDFNQNLEQIVKERTIELEIAKEAADSANKAKSQFLTNMSHELRTPLNAILGYAQVLKTNDDQIKLQKGLDIIQRSGNHLLALINDILDLSKIEAGKLELDYEPFHLDGLLNGLIDTFKVQANKQGVEIIYKSIGQIPKLVYGDAKRLRQVLFNLMGNAIKFTKNGMVSLVAQSYSSNKIRFDIIDNGVGIASENLSKIFESFEQVGTPVDTQSGTGLGLSISKKLVAIMGGELNVSSTLGKGSNFWLEIDLPTYVSATPINLELEDAYHDAVPSAIASHPSSSAKVAIPDHQIMLELIKLAEIGDLESLQTRINHLEQSDANLQAFVKEIMKLIKGLQLRKILCYLNAQMKA, from the coding sequence ATGTCTACAGATCCCGATGAACTAATTTTCTTAGAAGAAGATGAAGAGGTATCTTCTGTAGATGCAAATAATTACTCGATTACCCAAGGTCAAAACTATGAATCTCCGCTACTCTATGAAACTATTGCCTTAAGAAATAGATTAACATGGAAACTTTTAATTTGCGATGATGATCGTTCTGTCCATGTAGTTACCAAACTAGCTCTAGATGGATTTAAGTTCGCAGGTAAAGAATTAGAGGTAATTTCTGCTTTTTCTGGTGCTGAAGGAATCAAAATGATTGAACAGCATCCTGACATCGCGCTGATCCTTCAAGATGTGATTATGGAGACTAATGATGCAGGATTACAATCCATTAAATATATCCGTGAAGTTCTGAAAAATCGATTAGTACGCATTATTCTGCGTACAGGGCAACCCGCAGAATTTCCTGAATCTTCGATAATTCTGAACTATGACATCAATGACTATAAATCTAAAACTGAACTAACCGAACAGAAATTATTTACCACTGTAGTTTCAAGTCTAAGAGCCTACAGCACAATGCTTGGACTTGTTGAAAGTCAGCAAAAGTTGACATTATTAAATATGCAGCTTCAAGATTTTAATCAGAACTTAGAGCAAATTGTCAAAGAGCGCACTATTGAGCTTGAAATTGCTAAAGAAGCCGCAGACAGTGCCAATAAAGCCAAAAGTCAGTTTCTCACTAATATGAGCCACGAACTGCGAACTCCTCTGAATGCAATTCTTGGGTATGCTCAGGTTCTTAAAACAAATGATGATCAGATTAAGCTGCAAAAGGGCTTAGACATTATCCAACGTAGTGGTAATCACTTACTAGCACTAATTAATGATATTCTCGATCTCTCCAAAATTGAAGCTGGTAAATTAGAACTTGATTATGAACCATTTCATTTAGATGGACTTCTCAATGGGCTCATTGATACATTTAAGGTACAAGCAAATAAGCAAGGAGTAGAAATCATCTATAAGTCCATTGGGCAAATTCCGAAATTGGTTTATGGTGATGCGAAGCGGTTACGCCAAGTTCTCTTTAATCTTATGGGAAATGCCATCAAATTTACGAAAAATGGTATGGTGTCCTTGGTTGCTCAAAGTTATAGCAGTAATAAGATTCGTTTTGATATCATTGACAATGGTGTTGGGATTGCATCAGAGAATTTATCTAAAATATTTGAATCCTTTGAACAGGTCGGTACTCCTGTAGATACGCAGTCAGGTACAGGTTTAGGTTTATCGATCAGCAAAAAGTTAGTGGCAATCATGGGTGGGGAACTAAATGTGTCAAGTACCTTAGGTAAAGGCAGTAATTTTTGGTTAGAGATTGATTTACCTACTTATGTAAGCGCAACCCCGATTAATTTAGAACTAGAGGATGCGTACCATGATGCCGTTCCCTCAGCGATCGCCTCTCATCCATCTTCCTCCGCCAAGGTTGCTATCCCTGATCATCAAATCATGCTGGAGTTGATCAAACTAGCAGAAATAGGTGATCTAGAATCTCTACAAACTCGCATAAATCATTTAGAACAATCTGATGCTAATCTACAAGCTTTTGTTAAAGAAATTATGAAGTTGATTAAAGGGCTACAACTTCGGAAGATTTTATGTTATCTCAACGCACAGATGAAAGCGTAA